TTGACCCGCAGCGTGGTGCCGGACCCCGGGATCAGAAACAACAGACCGACCCGCGGTTCGCGGACCACATTGCGCAGCGAATCGACGCGATTGTTGCCGTGCCGGTCTGGCAGCATCAGCGTGCGTTCGTCATGCACGCGGACAAAGCCAGCCTTGTCGCCACGCGGAGAGCAATCCAGCCCCTCCGGCCCGCAGGTTGCCAGGGCAACGAACGGAGACGCTTCAATGAGGGCTCGATATTCCGGCGTGATCCAGTTGACCTCCTTGACGAGCGATGTCTCGCCCGGCTCGTCATAGATCGCCTCCAAAGCCTCGATTGTTCTGATCACTGTCATCAACGCTTCCCTTGCAGATCTTTGCGCGCCATCACTTCGAAACAGGAATGGGAATCGGCCTGCCGCAGCAGCGACACCGCATCGACGTCATAGGTTTGACCGGCCAGCGGAGCGAACGCATCGGCGAGTGCTGTGAGAAAGCGCGATTTCTCGTCAGCAGCGAGCGAGCCCGTCAGCGTCATGTGGAAACGGAAATCCCCAAAAACATATGGATAGCCCCACCGCGTCAGATGCGCCTGCTGCCGCGGCGTCAATCGGCCGTTGCTGCGGCGGGCAATATCGCCCGGGCCAAGTGGCGTGCGGAACGTATCGAAGAACGTGACGCATTGACGCGCGAGTTCATCGACAAGCGATCCCCCATCGGGCGTCAGGGCAATGAAATCGCCGAGCGCGTTCACACGCAATGATCCAAGCAATACCGGGTTGGCCCGATCGCAGAACGTATCCAGAGCCTCCAGCAAATTCCCCTCGGTCCGATTGTCATGGAGATAGAACGGCGCCACCAACGTCGCATGAAATCCATACTTGCGTGGTGCGGCGGTTGCCGCTTCAAGCGCCGCCGCTGCAATGCCATCAAGGGCAAGACGCGTGACACTCTCACCTGCAAATGAATCATACCCGAGGACGGACGCTCCAAATTGCGCAAGCGATGTCGAAGGCTGCGGCGTAAAATAGATGGCGTAACGGGGCGACGAATCCTGCATCAGATCTTCAATGTGGAGGTGAGCCGCGATTCCAAGGCATCCAGCAATTGGCGCGCGCCGTCATCGATCGAGCCGGTGTTTTCGATTACAAGATCAACATCGAGATTGTCACTCACCTTGGCGGATCGCGCCATGCGTTGTGACAGATCGCCGTCGGTTGCGCGGCCCCGCGCTGCCAGACGTGCCTGGAGGACGTCTTGCGGGGCGGTGACTAGAACAGCCACAACGTGGGAATACTTGTGGCGAAGTCCGGGGATCACTGTCCGCGAGACATTACACATGACACAGCGCCCGGCACGAATGTCTTCGTCGATTGAGGCGGCAAGCCCATATTTCAGGCCATGCGCATCCCACCAGAACGCAAATCCGCCGCTTGCCAAAGTGCGGTCGAACTCCTCGGGAGTCGCGGTGTCGTGCTCCTCAAAATCGGAGACAAGCCGCGTCACGGTCCGGCGCGGAAACACAATCCACGCCGCGTCATTGTTTCTTTCCTGAACCCGGCGCAGCAATGAATCCTTCCCCGCCCCGCTCGGGCCGCAAACTGCGACCAGCGCACCCGGACCGATGCGTGCCTGTAGCGCCCGATCGGGGTTAGGTGACACACTCACGCGACACGCCTTCCGGCCCGCCAGACCGAGCGCACCGCTGGCACATCATGCGCCACATGCACCCGGATCAGGTCGGCGCGCTTGCCGGCAAGGATTTCGCCGCGGTCGGTAAAGCCCACCGCTTCGGCGGGCGTCTTGGTAACCGTCCGAATGGCCTTCGGCAAATCGATCTCGGCAACAAACTTCGGCATGGTCAGCGCGGCGGCCAGAAGGCTCGAGGGGACATAATCGGACGAGAGGATATCCAGCTTGTCCGCCTTCGCCAGATCCGCGGTGGCGATATTGCCGGAATGCGATCTGCCCCGCACGAGATTGGGCGCTCCCATCATCACACGCACGCCGGCCTCATGCAGCGCGCCGGCGGCTTCCAGCGTCGTCGGAAACTCTGCGATCGATACGCCATCGCTGATCGCCTGCTCGACATGGTCGAGCGTCGTGTCGTCGTGGCTGGCCAGCGGCGTCGCCTGCTCGTGCGCCAGCTTCACCAGCGCGCGGTGATTGTTGTCGCCATACTGCTTCTGATAGGCGATGCGCGTCGCGAACATGTTGTCGAGATCGGCTTCGGTCATGCCGGCATTCTTGCCGCGATAGTAAGTCCGAAGCTTCTCCTCGTCGCGAAACTGGCGCTGGCCCGGCGTGTGATCCATCAACGATGCCAGCCTGACCTCCGGCCGGACAAACAGCGATGTCGCTTCGTTGACCACGCCCGGCATCGGCACCTCGCAGCGAAGATGCAGATAATGGTCGGCGCGAAGCAATCCGGCCTCGCGTGCGGTGGCGATGGCATTGGCGAGCTTCATCGCCTCGCCGTCAACCTCGTCATCGGTGTCCTCGCGCCAGACCCTCAGCGAATCCAGAACGGTCGTAATGCCGCACGTCGCGAGCTGTCCGTCATAGGACACAACCGCCGCCAGCGGATTCCAGTAGACCTTGGGGCGCGGCACGTAATGCGCCTCAAGATGGTCAGTATGCAACTCGACTAGACCCGGCATCACGAGGTCACCATCCACGTCTTCGCCTCGCTCAGGTGGGCATCCCTCTCCAATCTCGGCGATGCCTTCGCCTGATATTGCGAGCCAACCGTTCTCAATGATGGCGTCTGCAAGAACGATCCGGGCGTTACTCAGAATATGGATGTTGCGATCATTGGTCATGGTCAGGCTGCTTTCGAGAATGCGGTCACGTCGACAAGCGTGTCGGCGATGGCGGCGCGGACATCGTCGTCATGCACGATGGCGACAATGCCGGCGCCCTGTTTCTTTTTCTGTTGGATGAGGTCGACGACGATGGCGCGGTTAACGGCGTCAAGCGACGCGGTCGGCTCGTCGAGTAGAAGTAATGGGCGCTCCGGCAGGAGTCCGCGCGCGATGTTGACCCGCTGCTGTTCGCCGCCGGAAAAGGTTGCGGGCGGCAACTGCCAGAGACGGTCTGGAAGGTTGAGCCGCGAAAGCATTTCACCCGCTTTGGCACAAGCCACTGCCGGCATTATCCCGTCGGCTTCCAGAGGCCCCGCGACAATATCGATGGTCGGCACGCGCGGTACCGCACGCAGGAACTGCGACACATAGCCGACCGACTTCCGCCGCAACGCCAGAACGCCACGTGGTCCCGCGCTGGCAATGTCGGTGACCTGGCTGTCATGGCGCAGCAGGATCTGGCCTTTATCGCAACGGTAGCTGCCGAAAATCATCTTAAGCAGCGACGACTTGCCGGTGCCAGACGGCCCCGCCAGCACCACGCATTCGCCGGGGTGCACGTGGAAGGTGGCGCCGTTCACCACCGGCAGGCGAATGCCGCCCTGCAAATGCATGGTGAAGCTTTTCGAAACGTTCGCCAGTTGCAGGATTTTTGTCACCGCTCCCTCATGCCGGCAAAATCGATGAGACCAAAAGCTGCGTGTAAGGTTCTTGCGGATCGTCGAGTACCTGATCGGTCAGCCCCGTCTCGATCACGCGGCCATCCTTCATCACGATCATACGATGCGACAGCAACCGCGCCACGCCGAGATCGTGCGTGACGATGACCACGGCAAGTCCGAGTTCGTGCACCAGCCGGCTCAACAGGTCGAGCAGCCGCGCCTGGACCGACACATCAAGACCGCCGGTCGGCTCGTCCATGAACACCAGCCGCGGAGCGGTGACCAGATTGCGCGCGATCTGCAGGCGCTGACGCATGCCGCCGGAGAACGTACGAGGCGCATCGTCGATACGGCCGGTATCGATCTCGACCCGCTCCAGCCATTGGGCAGCGGACCTTCTGATATTGCCATAATGACGCTGACCGACGGCCATCAGTCGTTCGCCGACATTGGCGCCGGCAGACACACCCATCCGCAGCCCCTGGGCGGCATCCTGGTGCACATAGCCCCAGTCGGTCCGAAACAGGAAGCGCCGCTCGGCTTCTCCGAGTTGCGCGAGATCGCGCGTTATACAGTCGCGCATGCGGTAGAGCACGCGGCCGGTGTCGGCTTCGAGTTGGCCCGAGAGAAGCTGCAGCAACGTCGACTTGCCGGACCCGGATTCTCCGACGACGGCAAGCACCTCGCCTTCGTAGAGCTCAAACGAGACGTTGCGACAACCAAGTTGGTGGCCGTAGAGCTTGGTGAGACCTTCGGCCACCAGAAGCGGCTGTTCGTTCGCGGCGAGCGTCATACCGGCGCTCCGTCAAACGCAACGTGGAAGCTGAAGCCCTTCCGCGAAGGGATGTCAGGCATGATTGCACTCTCCCGCGACGACCCATGGCGCCTCAATACCCGCATCGGCGCGATTGGCTTCGCAGAAATCCGTATCCGAACAGACAAACATTCGTCCGCCTCTGTCATCGGTGATGACCTCGTCAAGAAAGGTGTGATTTGCACCGCAGAGTGCACAAACCTCATCTGTGCGGCTCGCTTCAAAGGGATGATCTTCGAAATCGAGCGACACCACCTGGGTATAGGGCGGAATGGCGTAAATACGTTTCTCGCGGCCGGCGCCGAACAGTTGCAACGCCGGACTATTGTCCATCTTCGGATTGTCGAATTTCGGCGTCGGAGACGGATCCATGACGTAACGGCTATCGACCTTCACCGGATAGGCATAGGTCGTCGCGATATGGCCATGCCGCGCGATGTCTTCATAGAGCTTCACGTGCATCAGCCCATAATCTTCATGCGCGTGCATACGGCGGGTTTCCGTCTCGCGCGGCTCAAGGAAACGCAGCGGCTCCGGAATTGGGACCTGATAGACCAGCACTTGATCTTCGGCGAGCGCTGCCTCCGGAATGCGATGCCGCGTCTGGATCACGGTCGCTTCGTTTGTATGCGTCGTCGTCTCGATACCGGCGGTCTTCTTGAAAAACTGACGAATGGAAACGGCGTTGGTGGTGTCGTCCGAACCTTGATCGATCACCTTGAGGACGTCATCCGGACCAAGAATGGCGGCCGTGACCTGCACCCCGCCGGTGCCCCAGCCATAAGGCATCGGCATTTCACGACCGGCGAACGGCACCTGATAACCCGGGATCGCGATCGCTTTCAGGATCACACGCCGGATCATGCGCTTGGTCTGTTCATCGAGGTAGGCGAAATTGTAGGTCGGCGCGCTCATTCGGCAGCCTCGCGCACTGAACTCGTATCGACAGCGCCGGAAACCTGCGTCGTCTCGGCGCGCATGCGTCGCACAAGGCCAAGCTCAGCCTGGAAGTCGACGTAGTGCGGTAATTTGAGATGCTCGACGAACCCAGTCGCCTGCACATTGTCTGAGTGCGACAGCACGAATTCCTCGTCCTGTGCTGGCGCGGTGATATCCTCACCGAGTTCGCGCGCGCGCAGTGAGCGGTCAACGAGCGCCATCGACATGGCCTTGCGTTCGCTGTGACCGAAGGTCAGACCATAGCCGCGCGTGAAGCGCGGCGGCTCGGCAGCCGATCCCTTGAACTGGT
The genomic region above belongs to Pseudorhodoplanes sinuspersici and contains:
- a CDS encoding pyridoxamine 5'-phosphate oxidase family protein encodes the protein MTVIRTIEALEAIYDEPGETSLVKEVNWITPEYRALIEASPFVALATCGPEGLDCSPRGDKAGFVRVHDERTLMLPDRHGNNRVDSLRNVVREPRVGLLFLIPGSGTTLRVNGTAVVSTAPELLGSFVVENKAPRSVLVITVEAVYFQCARAIVRSDLWNPELRVDPRTLPTPGKILATLSENRVGGENYDREWPGRAARTMW
- a CDS encoding DUF1045 domain-containing protein, which produces MQDSSPRYAIYFTPQPSTSLAQFGASVLGYDSFAGESVTRLALDGIAAAALEAATAAPRKYGFHATLVAPFYLHDNRTEGNLLEALDTFCDRANPVLLGSLRVNALGDFIALTPDGGSLVDELARQCVTFFDTFRTPLGPGDIARRSNGRLTPRQQAHLTRWGYPYVFGDFRFHMTLTGSLAADEKSRFLTALADAFAPLAGQTYDVDAVSLLRQADSHSCFEVMARKDLQGKR
- the phnN gene encoding phosphonate metabolism protein/1,5-bisphosphokinase (PRPP-forming) PhnN, with amino-acid sequence MSVSPNPDRALQARIGPGALVAVCGPSGAGKDSLLRRVQERNNDAAWIVFPRRTVTRLVSDFEEHDTATPEEFDRTLASGGFAFWWDAHGLKYGLAASIDEDIRAGRCVMCNVSRTVIPGLRHKYSHVVAVLVTAPQDVLQARLAARGRATDGDLSQRMARSAKVSDNLDVDLVIENTGSIDDGARQLLDALESRLTSTLKI
- a CDS encoding alpha-D-ribose 1-methylphosphonate 5-triphosphate diphosphatase, coding for MTNDRNIHILSNARIVLADAIIENGWLAISGEGIAEIGEGCPPERGEDVDGDLVMPGLVELHTDHLEAHYVPRPKVYWNPLAAVVSYDGQLATCGITTVLDSLRVWREDTDDEVDGEAMKLANAIATAREAGLLRADHYLHLRCEVPMPGVVNEATSLFVRPEVRLASLMDHTPGQRQFRDEEKLRTYYRGKNAGMTEADLDNMFATRIAYQKQYGDNNHRALVKLAHEQATPLASHDDTTLDHVEQAISDGVSIAEFPTTLEAAGALHEAGVRVMMGAPNLVRGRSHSGNIATADLAKADKLDILSSDYVPSSLLAAALTMPKFVAEIDLPKAIRTVTKTPAEAVGFTDRGEILAGKRADLIRVHVAHDVPAVRSVWRAGRRVA
- the phnL gene encoding phosphonate C-P lyase system protein PhnL, which translates into the protein MTKILQLANVSKSFTMHLQGGIRLPVVNGATFHVHPGECVVLAGPSGTGKSSLLKMIFGSYRCDKGQILLRHDSQVTDIASAGPRGVLALRRKSVGYVSQFLRAVPRVPTIDIVAGPLEADGIMPAVACAKAGEMLSRLNLPDRLWQLPPATFSGGEQQRVNIARGLLPERPLLLLDEPTASLDAVNRAIVVDLIQQKKKQGAGIVAIVHDDDVRAAIADTLVDVTAFSKAA
- the phnK gene encoding phosphonate C-P lyase system protein PhnK encodes the protein MTLAANEQPLLVAEGLTKLYGHQLGCRNVSFELYEGEVLAVVGESGSGKSTLLQLLSGQLEADTGRVLYRMRDCITRDLAQLGEAERRFLFRTDWGYVHQDAAQGLRMGVSAGANVGERLMAVGQRHYGNIRRSAAQWLERVEIDTGRIDDAPRTFSGGMRQRLQIARNLVTAPRLVFMDEPTGGLDVSVQARLLDLLSRLVHELGLAVVIVTHDLGVARLLSHRMIVMKDGRVIETGLTDQVLDDPQEPYTQLLVSSILPA
- a CDS encoding alpha-D-ribose 1-methylphosphonate 5-phosphate C-P-lyase PhnJ, with protein sequence MSAPTYNFAYLDEQTKRMIRRVILKAIAIPGYQVPFAGREMPMPYGWGTGGVQVTAAILGPDDVLKVIDQGSDDTTNAVSIRQFFKKTAGIETTTHTNEATVIQTRHRIPEAALAEDQVLVYQVPIPEPLRFLEPRETETRRMHAHEDYGLMHVKLYEDIARHGHIATTYAYPVKVDSRYVMDPSPTPKFDNPKMDNSPALQLFGAGREKRIYAIPPYTQVVSLDFEDHPFEASRTDEVCALCGANHTFLDEVITDDRGGRMFVCSDTDFCEANRADAGIEAPWVVAGECNHA